In Triticum aestivum cultivar Chinese Spring chromosome 5B, IWGSC CS RefSeq v2.1, whole genome shotgun sequence, the following proteins share a genomic window:
- the LOC123113657 gene encoding leucine-rich repeat extensin-like protein 6 → MAMMMGRSTAAAVLLALVVVASPMLLAASQPLGAPATNNSRLEKAYVALQALKKAITDDPKNMTKNWCGPDVCSHHGVYCATAPDDPCARTVASVDLNHGDLAGTLPEELGLLSDLAVFHLNSNRFCGALPDALRSLHLLHEIDVSNNQLTGNFPSQLLCLPNVQYVDIRFNNFCGEVPAAIFEKKIDALFINNNNFEFTLPANFSSSTASVIVLANLPRVGGCLPSSIGDMAGTLNELILLNSGISSCIPPEIGKLDKLTVLDLSSNGIVGKLPDTIGNMRALEQLNVANNMLAGEIPESICALPNLKNFTYSHNFFCGEPHRCLEVPHIDDRQNCIAGRPDQRPGEQCIEFLHRPPAQCAAHGQSSPPPMYAPPPPMY, encoded by the exons ATGGCGATGATGATGgggcggtcgacggcggcggcggtcctcctggCGCTGGTGGTCGTGGCGTCGCCGATGCTGCTGGCGGCGTCGCAGCCCCTGGGGGCGCCTGCGACGAACAACTCGCGGCTGGAGAAGGCGTACGTGGCGCTGCAGGCGCTGAAGAAGGCCATCACGGACGACCCCAAGAACATGACCAAGAACTGGTGCGGCCCCGACGTGTGCAGCCACCACGGCGTCTACTGCGCGACGGCGCCCGACGACCCGTGCGCGCGCACCGTGGCCTCCGTGGACCTCAACCACGGCGACCTGGCCGGCACGCTGCCGGAGGAGCTGGGCCTGCTCTCCGACCTTGCCGTCTTCCACCTCAACTCCAACCGCTTCTGCGGCGCGCTGCCCGACGCCCTCCGCTCCCTCCACCTCCTCCACGAGATCGACGTCAGCAACAACCAGCTCACCGGCAACTTCCCCTCGCAGCTCCTCTGCCTCCCCAACGTCCAGTACGTCGACATCAG GTTTAACAACTTCTGCGGCGAGGTGCCGGCGGCCATCTTCGAGAAGAAGATCGACGCGCTCTtcatcaacaacaacaacttcGAGTTCACGCTGCCGGCCAACTTCAGCAGCTCCACGGCGTCCGTGATCGTGCTGGCCAACCTGCCGCGGGTCGGGGGGTGCCTGCCCAGCAGCATCGGCGACATGGCCGGGACGCTCAACGAGCTGATCCTCCTCAACAGCGGCATCTCCTCCTGCATCCCGCCCGAGATCGGCAAGCTGGACAAGCTCACCGTGCTCGACCTCAGCTCCAACGGCATCGTCGGCAAGCTCCCGGACACCATCGGCAACATGCGCGCCCTCGAGCAGCTCAACGTCGCGAACAACATGCTCGCCGGCGAGATCCCCGAGAGCATCTGCGCGCTGCCAAACCTCAAGAACTTCACCTACTCCCACAACTTCTTCTGCGGCGAGCCGCACCGGTGCCTCGAGGTGCCCCACATCGACGACCGGCAGAACTGCATCGCCGGGCGCCCCGACCAGCGGCCTGGCGAGCAGTGCATCGAGTTCCTCCACCGGCCGCCGGCACAGTGTGCCGCGCACGGGCAATCATCGCCACCGCCGATGTATGCGCCTCCACCGCCGATGTACTGA